A genomic window from Levilactobacillus yonginensis includes:
- a CDS encoding helix-turn-helix domain-containing protein, with the protein MDPADLLQLLSEQQDRRLRVIENLLRGRRTVSTLYWGLRYDLLPLLNLAKPLDRGALDTPAQSLAQQGLIAGDATEGVVHLTKRGQMAAASTTYYRPVTRQDWVNVDLVAARQRLLLAVQVVSQYAHSTSRYYPLATDLATRQAVRRWFHRVKSPNLAANLHEALVISLRQLPAETAAIVTDQFTGYEQPGYTVSQLAQSTNRSSWEIQLMHFDGVAQIALAAKEAQHPLHDLFQPLWVVPVSRSAQQTLQAVEAGGDLARVARVRKVKLSTVREHLLETAIMLPAEDFPYDQVLSETIRQQFAAAVTGPIDTWQYMELPAAMRDELDFFYFRLYAIWRMKRGDAE; encoded by the coding sequence ATGGACCCGGCAGACTTATTGCAATTACTAAGTGAACAGCAAGATCGGCGACTGCGGGTCATCGAAAATCTATTGCGCGGCCGGCGGACCGTTTCGACGTTGTACTGGGGTCTACGGTATGATTTACTGCCGCTGTTGAATCTGGCGAAGCCCTTGGATCGGGGAGCATTGGACACACCAGCTCAGTCACTGGCGCAACAGGGATTGATTGCCGGAGACGCAACTGAAGGGGTCGTTCACCTGACTAAGCGGGGACAAATGGCCGCAGCGAGTACGACTTATTACCGGCCAGTTACCCGCCAAGATTGGGTCAACGTGGATCTGGTGGCGGCACGGCAACGGTTACTATTGGCAGTGCAGGTAGTGTCACAGTACGCGCATAGTACATCACGTTACTATCCTTTAGCGACCGATTTAGCCACCCGGCAAGCCGTGCGACGGTGGTTCCACCGGGTTAAATCCCCCAACCTGGCAGCGAATCTCCACGAAGCATTGGTTATCAGTCTTCGCCAGTTACCGGCAGAGACGGCCGCAATCGTGACGGATCAATTTACGGGATACGAACAGCCTGGCTATACGGTCAGTCAGTTGGCCCAGAGTACCAATCGCTCGTCCTGGGAGATTCAGCTGATGCATTTTGATGGGGTTGCCCAGATTGCCTTGGCCGCAAAGGAAGCGCAACACCCACTTCACGATTTATTTCAGCCATTGTGGGTGGTTCCCGTGTCACGTAGCGCCCAACAGACGCTGCAAGCGGTCGAGGCTGGCGGGGATTTAGCGCGGGTGGCACGGGTCCGTAAGGTCAAGTTATCGACGGTACGGGAGCATTTACTCGAAACGGCCATCATGTTACCAGCTGAAGACTTTCCGTATGACCAGGTCCTATCAGAGACAATTCGCCAGCAATTTGCAGCCGCCGTAACTGGACCCATTGATACGTGGCAATACATGGAACTACCCGCAGCAATGCGCGATGAGCTTGATTTCTTTTACTTTCGGCTTTATGCCATCTGGCGGATGAAACGGGGGGACGCAGAGTAG
- a CDS encoding ATP-dependent DNA helicase RecQ, translated as METLEASLEKVFGFNTFRSGQKAALAALEANQDTLAILPTGAGKTLIYQLYGYRHPGCVLIVSPLLSLMNDQVNRMRISGFKRVAAITSQTGYVERQVILDHLNDLQFLFLSPEMLAQPQMLARVRQLDLSLLVIDEAHCIVQWGPDFRPEYLLLGAIRTKLNQPLTLMLTATAGKMTRQEISKQLRSQPQVVTESVDRPNIFLDVENVANEAEKQSRLQALVAKLQLPGVIYFSSKQQATDTALWLQQTTGVQAAAYHAGLSGEDRFRIQQQFMTGQLDLICATSAFGMGIDKNDVRFVIHYHLPADLESYAQEIGRAGRDGQPSIAILLYAPGDEQLPLALGQSNRPDEETITRYYAHPQSFAADDPVIHLLAFYRGHGISQAAVIQLFARREKERNRALANMLAYARERRCLRQVWLQAFDETSPAHSAACCAPGEVALDLDQLKLLRRPAAATENIPTDWETRLNRLF; from the coding sequence GTGGAAACTTTAGAAGCTAGTTTAGAAAAAGTCTTCGGTTTTAATACGTTTCGTTCCGGTCAGAAGGCAGCATTAGCTGCCTTGGAGGCCAATCAGGATACCCTGGCCATTCTGCCGACTGGTGCCGGGAAAACGCTCATTTATCAGCTTTACGGTTATCGTCATCCGGGGTGCGTGTTGATTGTCTCACCATTATTATCATTGATGAATGACCAGGTCAATCGGATGCGAATCAGTGGCTTTAAGCGGGTGGCCGCCATTACATCACAGACTGGATACGTGGAACGCCAAGTTATCTTGGACCACTTGAATGACTTACAATTTCTTTTCCTATCACCAGAAATGTTGGCGCAACCGCAAATGTTGGCGCGGGTAAGGCAACTTGATCTTAGTCTGTTGGTGATTGACGAGGCTCACTGTATTGTTCAGTGGGGACCGGATTTTCGACCGGAGTACTTATTATTGGGTGCGATTCGGACCAAATTAAATCAACCATTGACGCTCATGCTGACGGCAACGGCGGGCAAGATGACGCGGCAAGAAATCTCAAAGCAATTGCGGTCACAACCACAGGTGGTTACCGAGTCCGTCGACCGGCCCAATATTTTTCTAGACGTTGAAAATGTTGCGAATGAGGCGGAAAAGCAGAGCCGCTTGCAAGCTTTGGTGGCCAAGCTTCAGTTGCCAGGGGTTATTTACTTCTCGAGCAAGCAGCAGGCAACCGATACAGCCTTATGGTTGCAACAGACCACTGGTGTTCAAGCGGCAGCCTACCACGCGGGGCTAAGCGGTGAGGATCGTTTTCGAATTCAACAACAGTTTATGACGGGGCAACTCGACTTAATTTGTGCCACCAGTGCGTTTGGCATGGGTATCGATAAGAATGACGTCCGCTTTGTGATTCATTATCATTTGCCGGCTGATTTAGAAAGTTATGCTCAGGAAATTGGCCGGGCTGGTCGTGATGGCCAGCCCAGTATTGCTATCTTACTGTACGCGCCGGGTGATGAGCAGTTACCGTTGGCGTTGGGTCAGTCTAATCGACCGGATGAGGAGACGATTACGCGATACTACGCGCACCCACAGAGTTTTGCAGCCGATGATCCGGTGATTCACTTGTTGGCCTTTTACCGGGGCCACGGCATCAGCCAGGCGGCAGTTATCCAGCTGTTTGCGCGCCGGGAAAAGGAGCGGAATCGGGCACTGGCGAATATGTTAGCCTATGCACGGGAACGGCGGTGTTTGCGACAAGTCTGGCTGCAAGCCTTTGATGAGACCAGTCCCGCCCATTCGGCAGCGTGTTGTGCGCCGGGGGAGGTGGCCCTTGATTTGGACCAGCTGAAGCTCTTGCGGCGACCAGCTGCGGCGACTGAAAATATACCGACGGACTGGGAAACCCGACTTAACCGGTTATTTTAG
- a CDS encoding LysM domain-containing protein, whose amino-acid sequence MSQKRDDQTSKDTKDKESHPWDQSFADDRDDQGNLSRTRIRRQNHGNTMVTVVLVAIIIVIAVASLVYGLARQSAVNKPENQSTEQVADSSSRSSSKHSKSSTSSHKQSSSKKTASSKTASSKKSTTSTTTASSAKTTSSYSATSSATTKPNKTSSSATSSSTSTSTGSKKYATVESGQGVYRVATNAGISVQELLQLNGLSSASSLHPGQKLRVK is encoded by the coding sequence ATGAGTCAGAAGCGTGACGATCAAACGTCGAAGGATACGAAGGATAAGGAGTCCCATCCTTGGGATCAGTCGTTTGCCGATGATCGGGACGATCAGGGGAACCTGTCACGAACGAGAATCCGGCGGCAAAATCACGGGAATACCATGGTGACGGTCGTATTAGTTGCCATTATCATTGTGATCGCAGTGGCATCATTAGTTTATGGGTTAGCACGACAAAGTGCCGTGAATAAGCCTGAAAATCAAAGTACGGAACAGGTTGCAGATAGTTCATCGCGTTCATCTAGCAAACATTCCAAGAGCTCGACGAGTAGTCACAAGCAGTCTTCTTCCAAGAAGACCGCTTCTTCTAAGACGGCCAGCTCAAAAAAATCAACAACTTCAACCACGACTGCTAGTTCGGCAAAGACGACTAGCAGTTATTCGGCTACGAGTAGCGCCACCACTAAGCCAAACAAGACCAGTTCAAGCGCCACCAGTAGCAGTACGAGTACGTCAACTGGTAGTAAAAAGTACGCAACTGTCGAATCTGGACAAGGAGTTTACCGGGTCGCCACGAACGCAGGTATTTCTGTTCAGGAACTCTTACAGTTGAACGGACTGTCTTCGGCTTCATCGTTACATCCTGGCCAAAAGCTTCGGGTGAAATAG
- the cmk gene encoding (d)CMP kinase, whose protein sequence is MEKQGLQVAIDGPASAGKSTVAKIVAQRFHYIYCDTGAMYRAITWKVLQAGVGLTDEKAVKQLLDQITIRFEPGTPVQKVFVDDTEVTLAIRQPDVTNSVSAVSALPAVREELTARQRDIADAGGIVMDGRDIGSTVLPKAEVKIFLVASVKERAQRRLKDNAAKGIETPLATLKHEIEERDRKDSTRKVSPLTQAADAIRLDTTSMSIEQVADKIAEIISEKESH, encoded by the coding sequence ATGGAAAAACAAGGTTTGCAAGTTGCCATTGACGGTCCCGCATCGGCCGGCAAGAGTACCGTGGCAAAAATCGTTGCCCAACGTTTTCACTACATATATTGTGATACGGGCGCTATGTACCGTGCGATTACTTGGAAAGTGTTACAGGCTGGTGTGGGCTTGACCGATGAAAAAGCGGTTAAGCAATTACTGGATCAAATCACTATTCGGTTTGAACCAGGGACGCCAGTGCAAAAGGTGTTTGTTGACGACACCGAAGTCACCTTGGCCATTCGCCAACCTGACGTGACCAACTCCGTTTCAGCAGTGTCCGCTTTACCTGCAGTGCGAGAAGAATTAACGGCTCGTCAGCGGGATATTGCCGATGCCGGGGGTATCGTTATGGACGGTCGGGACATTGGCTCGACCGTCTTGCCTAAGGCGGAGGTCAAGATCTTCCTAGTGGCCAGCGTGAAGGAACGGGCACAACGGCGCCTAAAGGATAATGCCGCCAAGGGTATCGAGACACCTTTAGCAACATTAAAGCATGAAATCGAGGAACGGGATCGGAAAGATTCGACGCGAAAGGTCTCTCCATTGACCCAAGCGGCGGATGCCATTCGGTTGGATACGACCTCGATGAGCATCGAACAAGTGGCTGATAAAATCGCCGAAATCATTTCTGAAAAAGAATCCCACTAG
- the rpsA gene encoding 30S ribosomal protein S1: MSENGTSQNNENNELLDALNSIDNVKVGDVVKGEILTIDDDQQAIVGIADTGIEGVVPKKELSTKPVDDINEVIKVGDVLDLVVISRIGTDKEGGSYLLSQRRLEARKVWDDIQKEFEAGHTLTAPVTQVVKGGLVVDAGVRGFVPASMVSDHFVEDLAQFKGQTLEFKIVEIEPSENRLILSHRAIVEKERAAQKEEIMAKLTAGDIVDGKVARLTNFGAFVDLGGVDGLVHVSEIAFERVEKPSDVLKVGQDVKVKVLSVDPDRDRISLSIKQTLPEPWDGIEDKAPQGSVLDGTVKRLTSFGAFVEVFPGVEGLVHISQISHQHIATPADVLKVGQEIKVKVLDVRPDDHRLALSIKALEEKPQSGDEGSENRSSSNNNRSRSNNVGNNNRRRNNRNSAETSTANAPEESTGFSLGDLIGDSLKKDMEDNENN; the protein is encoded by the coding sequence ATGAGTGAAAATGGCACGAGTCAAAACAATGAAAACAATGAGTTATTAGATGCTTTAAACAGCATCGATAACGTCAAGGTCGGTGACGTCGTTAAGGGTGAAATCTTAACGATTGATGACGACCAACAAGCAATCGTTGGTATTGCAGATACTGGTATCGAAGGGGTCGTTCCCAAGAAGGAACTCTCAACTAAGCCAGTTGATGACATTAATGAAGTAATTAAAGTTGGTGACGTCTTGGATCTCGTCGTTATCTCACGGATCGGAACTGACAAGGAAGGCGGTAGCTACTTACTGTCTCAACGTCGTTTGGAAGCCCGTAAGGTTTGGGACGATATTCAAAAGGAATTCGAAGCAGGTCACACGTTAACTGCTCCCGTTACCCAAGTGGTTAAGGGCGGGTTAGTCGTTGATGCCGGCGTTCGTGGTTTCGTTCCCGCATCAATGGTTTCTGATCACTTCGTCGAAGATCTTGCTCAATTCAAGGGCCAAACCTTGGAATTCAAGATTGTTGAAATCGAACCTAGCGAAAACCGGTTGATCTTATCACACCGTGCTATCGTTGAAAAGGAACGCGCTGCACAAAAGGAAGAAATCATGGCTAAGTTAACTGCTGGCGACATTGTCGACGGTAAAGTTGCTCGCTTGACTAACTTCGGTGCATTCGTTGACCTTGGTGGTGTTGATGGTTTGGTCCACGTTTCTGAAATCGCCTTTGAACGGGTTGAAAAGCCTAGCGATGTTCTGAAGGTTGGCCAAGACGTTAAAGTTAAGGTCTTATCTGTAGACCCAGACCGCGACCGGATCTCCCTTTCCATCAAGCAAACCTTACCAGAACCTTGGGACGGTATCGAAGACAAAGCCCCACAAGGCAGCGTCTTAGACGGAACTGTTAAGCGTTTGACTAGCTTTGGGGCCTTCGTTGAAGTGTTCCCTGGCGTTGAAGGCTTGGTTCACATTTCCCAAATTTCTCACCAACACATCGCAACGCCTGCTGACGTTTTGAAGGTTGGTCAAGAAATCAAGGTTAAGGTCTTAGATGTTCGTCCAGACGATCACCGTTTGGCATTGTCCATCAAGGCACTTGAAGAAAAGCCACAATCTGGTGACGAAGGTTCTGAGAACCGGAGCAGCAGTAACAACAACCGTAGCCGGAGCAACAATGTCGGTAACAACAACCGTCGTCGTAACAACCGGAACAGTGCTGAAACTTCAACGGCTAACGCCCCAGAAGAAAGCACCGGTTTCTCTTTGGGCGATCTGATTGGTGATAGCTTGAAGAAAGATATGGAAGATAACGAAAACAACTAA
- the der gene encoding ribosome biogenesis GTPase Der, whose product MAFPVVAIVGRPNVGKSTLFNRIAGERISIVEDTPGVTRDRIYTRAEWLGTEFRMIDTGGIDLGDEPFLTQITQQAEIAIDEADVIVFIVSAPEGVTDADEKVAKILYRADKPVMLAVNKADNPETRESIYDFYSLGFGDPYPVSGVHGLGLGDLLDAVVKKFPEDDGAPKDDSIRFSLIGRPNVGKSSLVNAMLGEDRVIVSNIAGTTRDAVDTKFTADDTKFTMVDTAGIRKKGKVYENTERYSVMRAMRAIDDSDVVLVVLNAEEGIREQDKRVAGYAHEAGRGIIILVNKWDTLKKDNHTLTDFQNLIRLEFQYLSYAPIVFVSAKTGQRLEQLPDLIKKVSANHNKRVQSATLNDVVMDAIALNPTPSDNGKRLRVYYATQVAVAPPTFVVFVNDPKMMHFSYERFLENQIRASFDFEGTPIHLIERARK is encoded by the coding sequence GTGGCATTTCCAGTAGTTGCCATTGTTGGCCGCCCAAACGTGGGAAAGTCGACCCTGTTTAACCGGATCGCCGGCGAACGAATCTCCATCGTCGAAGACACCCCTGGGGTTACCCGTGACCGAATTTACACGCGAGCCGAATGGCTGGGAACTGAATTTCGGATGATTGATACCGGTGGGATCGACCTCGGCGATGAACCATTTTTAACTCAAATTACGCAACAAGCAGAGATTGCAATTGATGAGGCCGATGTTATTGTCTTCATCGTGAGCGCCCCTGAGGGTGTGACCGATGCTGATGAAAAGGTGGCCAAGATCCTGTACCGTGCTGATAAGCCGGTCATGCTGGCCGTTAACAAGGCGGATAACCCCGAAACACGGGAATCCATCTACGACTTCTATTCACTTGGCTTCGGTGATCCATATCCCGTTTCTGGGGTCCATGGTCTCGGTTTAGGGGACCTGTTGGATGCCGTCGTGAAGAAATTCCCTGAAGATGATGGTGCGCCTAAGGACGATTCCATTCGCTTCAGTTTGATTGGTCGGCCTAACGTTGGGAAGTCCTCTCTGGTTAACGCTATGCTTGGTGAGGATCGGGTCATTGTTTCCAATATTGCCGGCACTACGCGTGATGCCGTGGATACCAAGTTTACCGCTGACGATACGAAATTTACGATGGTCGATACGGCCGGGATTCGTAAAAAAGGGAAAGTCTACGAAAATACGGAACGCTACAGTGTGATGCGGGCGATGCGGGCCATTGACGATTCAGACGTCGTTCTGGTGGTTTTGAATGCTGAAGAAGGGATTCGGGAGCAGGATAAACGAGTCGCCGGTTACGCCCATGAAGCGGGTCGGGGCATCATTATTCTGGTCAACAAGTGGGATACCTTGAAGAAGGATAATCATACGTTGACGGACTTCCAGAACCTGATTCGTCTGGAGTTCCAATACCTGAGTTACGCGCCCATCGTCTTCGTTTCCGCTAAGACAGGGCAACGGCTAGAGCAGTTACCGGACCTAATCAAGAAGGTTTCAGCTAACCACAACAAGCGGGTCCAATCCGCAACGTTGAACGACGTGGTGATGGATGCCATTGCACTAAACCCAACGCCTTCCGACAACGGAAAGCGACTCCGGGTCTACTACGCCACTCAGGTAGCCGTGGCGCCACCAACTTTCGTGGTCTTCGTCAACGATCCGAAGATGATGCACTTCTCCTACGAACGATTCTTAGAGAATCAAATTCGTGCGAGCTTCGATTTCGAAGGGACACCGATCCATTTGATTGAGCGTGCACGGAAGTAG
- a CDS encoding HU family DNA-binding protein, whose product MANKAQLVSDVATATGLTKKDATAAVDAVFDSVQATLAKGEKVQLIGFGNFEVRERAARKGRNPQTGQEIQIPASKVPAFKPGKALKDAVK is encoded by the coding sequence ATGGCAAACAAAGCACAATTGGTTAGCGACGTTGCAACTGCAACTGGTTTAACTAAAAAGGACGCAACTGCTGCAGTTGATGCAGTATTCGATTCTGTCCAAGCAACGTTAGCTAAAGGCGAAAAGGTTCAACTGATCGGCTTTGGTAACTTTGAAGTACGTGAACGTGCAGCTCGTAAGGGCCGTAACCCACAAACTGGACAAGAAATCCAAATCCCAGCAAGCAAAGTACCTGCATTCAAGCCAGGTAAAGCTTTAAAGGATGCTGTTAAATAA